AAGGAGGATTCTTCGCAAATCAGGGTGACCTTCAAAGTTGATTCCAAATAAATCATACGCTTCGCGTTCATGCCAGTCGGCAGTACGCCAAACCTCTGAAACCGTTGGAAAGGAGGGCAGGTCATTACTTTCCCTGTCAAAGTCACACTCAACTTTTAAGGTTAATTGTTTTTTGTAAGGAATAGATGAAAGATGATAAACAACTCCCATTTTTTTCAACTCTAAACCATAATCAACCCCGGAAAGGCAGGAAAGAAAATCGAAGTATGTGAGTTCATTATCTCTTAATTCACGACATACATCGGCTATCATTTCCTTTTTTATGGTGAGAGAAGGTTGTAAACCATCAGCCTGTTCAGCAACAATTACCTCATTTCCAAATTTATCAATGAGCAATTGCTTGATTTCGTTAAAATCCATATCGTCAAAAATAGGATATTTCAGCTATTAACCCACAAGGTTAATAGAGTATTTGATTATAAATTTAGGAAACAATTGAGCATTAAGGAGCCAGACGCTGAATTTTCCAATTACCATCTGCTTCTAAAATATACTGAATTCGGTCGTGTAAACGACTAGGGCGTCCTTGCCAAAATTCAATTGAAGAAGGTTTCAGTAAATATCCTCCCCAGTATTCGGGTTTAGGTAAAACCTCCTGGTTTGCATACTGATTTTCCAGTTCAGCAAGCTTATTTTCCAAAACTTCCCGATCGGCAATTACTGTACTTTGCTCGGAAACCCATGCCCCAAGCTGGCTGCCTTTAGGACGAGTTTGGTAATAGCGGGTAGATTCATCTAAAGAGACTTTTTCAATTACCCCTTCAATAATTATTTGCCGTTGTAACTCTAACCAAAAGAAAGAAATGCAGGCAAAAGGATTTTGTCGCAATTCGTGTCCTTTACGACTGTTATAATTTGTGAAAAATGTAAATCCTTCGTCAGAAAACCCTTTAAGCAATACAACCCGGGCAGATGGCTTTCCCAGAGAGGTTGCCGTTGACAAGGTTAGTGCATTAGGCTCTAAAATACCTGATTGCATGGCTTCATTGAACCATAATTCAAACTGGCGAAAGGGATCTGAATTAACATCTTTTTCTGATAAGGATCTGGCGCTGTATTCCTGGCGCAAATTCTCTAAGGTAGTTTTTTCGAGGTTCATACAACAAAATTAGGTATTCAACAGTTGATAACAATGACATTAATCAGGAAAATCAGGTTGTAATTTTGTCAATAAAATTTTCGATATTTTTTGTATTTTAAAGTTGAAACTACTGAGTTAAGACAAGGTCCTTTTAAACAATTACATCAGGTTCATTTTATTAACTTATTCCATTTAAGTTTATGCTCAATCTTATAAAACCTACAGCCGGCAAAATGCTGATTTCGGAGCCATTTATGTCGGACCCCAATTTTAAGCGCTCTGTTGTGTATCTGACTGAACATAACGAACAGGGAAGCGTGGGTTTTGTTTTAAATCAAAAAACCGAATTAACTTTAAATAATTTGGTTGACGATATAGAGGAGGCTGATTTTCCGGTTTATATTGGAGGGCCAGTCGGAAATGACAGCTTGCATTACATACATACTATAAATGATTTAGATGGCTGCGTATCGGTTGATAATGGCATTTACTGGGGAGGCAATTTTGAACTGTTAAAAATATTAATTCAAGCCGGCAAGGTTGAACGTAATGAGATTAGATTTTTTATCGGCTATTCGGGCTGGGGAGAAACACAATTACAGGATGAACTTGATGAAAATGCATGGCTTGTTGCGGAAACAAACAAAGATTTCCTTTTCGGAGAAAGCAACGAGCGAGAACTTTGGGCACACGCAGTAAAGAGTTTAGGTGAAAAGTTTGCCATGATAATTAACTTTCCCGAAAATCCACGATTCAATTAAGGTTACATTTATACATTTTACAATAGTTTTCACTAAAAACTACGATTAAAGGATAAAATCATACCTCTAAAATCGTACTTCTAAAATTGTATTCCTATTTTTGAGAAATTAAACCAGAATTAGTGAAAACATTTAATTCATCAAATTTCAAATTAGGTATTTTAGGCGGTGGCCAATTAGGAAAAATGCTATTACAACCAGCCATGAATTATGGCGTGGATGTTTCCATTTTAGATCCTGATCCAGCTTCTCCTTGCAGTTTTTTTTGTAAAAACTTTCATT
Above is a window of Solitalea lacus DNA encoding:
- a CDS encoding YqgE/AlgH family protein, encoding MLNLIKPTAGKMLISEPFMSDPNFKRSVVYLTEHNEQGSVGFVLNQKTELTLNNLVDDIEEADFPVYIGGPVGNDSLHYIHTINDLDGCVSVDNGIYWGGNFELLKILIQAGKVERNEIRFFIGYSGWGETQLQDELDENAWLVAETNKDFLFGESNERELWAHAVKSLGEKFAMIINFPENPRFN
- the pdxH gene encoding pyridoxamine 5'-phosphate oxidase, producing MNLEKTTLENLRQEYSARSLSEKDVNSDPFRQFELWFNEAMQSGILEPNALTLSTATSLGKPSARVVLLKGFSDEGFTFFTNYNSRKGHELRQNPFACISFFWLELQRQIIIEGVIEKVSLDESTRYYQTRPKGSQLGAWVSEQSTVIADREVLENKLAELENQYANQEVLPKPEYWGGYLLKPSSIEFWQGRPSRLHDRIQYILEADGNWKIQRLAP
- a CDS encoding NADH-quinone oxidoreductase subunit C, encoding MDFNEIKQLLIDKFGNEVIVAEQADGLQPSLTIKKEMIADVCRELRDNELTYFDFLSCLSGVDYGLELKKMGVVYHLSSIPYKKQLTLKVECDFDRESNDLPSFPTVSEVWRTADWHEREAYDLFGINFEGHPDLRRILLPDDWEGYPLRKDYKTAAEYKGIKIDY